One Candidatus Methylomirabilota bacterium genomic window, AGGGGCAGCTTCTTGCCGTACTCCTTCAGCATGACGCCGCCCCTGGCGTTGATCGTTTCCGCCCACAGCTCCATCATCTTCTTGAAGTGGCCGACCTCGGCCGAGGCCGGTCCCGTCACGGCCACCGTGGCGCCCACCCGGACCTCGGTGGGGGCCTGGGCCGAGGCTCCCGGCGCGAGGCCGAGCCCCACGCCGACCGCGAGCAAGAGGGCGATGATGGACAGCGGGATGTGCCGGTGTGTCATCGGGAGTCCTCCCGTGGTCGGGAAGTGGCGGTCAGGGCAGCGGAAACGGTGCTCTCACTGTAGGAGAATCATCCCGGCGGGTCAAGCACCGGGTACGCCGGCCCGCGGCGGATCGGCTCACGGTCCTGACTCGTCCGGACCCAGCGCGATGGCGCCGGCGGCGGCCAGCCGCTCGATCTCGGCGCGCCCGAGCCCGAGCTCTTCCAGGACCTCGGCCGTGTGTTCTCCGAGTCGCGGCGCCGGACGGCGGATGCCGACCGGGACCGCCGAGCCCTGGAAAGGCAGACCGAGCATGCGCACCCGTCCGTAGCCGGGCTGCTCCGTCTCGGTGACGAGGCCGAGATGGCGGACCTGGGGGTCCTCGAAGACCTCGTCGAACTCGTAGAGCGGCCCGGCGGCGATCGAGGCCGCCTCGAAGCGCGCGACCCACTCGGCCGTCGGCGCGGTGGCGAGCACGGTCTCGATGCGCGCCACGAGCTCCGCCCGGTGAGCGAGGCGGCTCTCGTTCGTCGCGAACCGCGGCTCGCTCCCCAGCGCCTCGTCCCCCAGGACGCGACAGAAGCGCTCCCACTGGTCGGGATTCATGAGGACGATGCTCAGGTACCCGTCCGCCGTGCGGTATGTCTCCGCCGGGGTCAGGTTGGGATTACGGTTGCCCTCCCGGCCCGGCCGACGGCCGGTATGCAAGTAGTGGGCGACCGGGTCGGGCAGGAGTCCCAGGGTCGACGCCAGGAGGCTCACGTCGAGGTACTGGCCCTCACCGGTGCGGACGCGGTGGACGAGCGCGGCGTTGACGGCGCCGAAGGCGACGTGGGCGGCCGCCACGTCGGCGACCGACCCGCCCACCTTCGTCGGCGGGTGGCCGGGCATGCCGGTGATCGCCATCAGCCCGCTCATCGCCTGGGCGATCGAGTTGTAGCCGGGCCGCCGCGCATAGGGGCCGGTCTGGCCGAACCCGGTGACCGAGAGATAGACCACGGCCGGGTTGACCGCCCGCACC contains:
- a CDS encoding CoA transferase codes for the protein MMLEGIRVLDVSRVIAGPYCAMLLGDLGADVVKLERPRRGDDLRSLRGDGRMSAVFAAVNRNKRGIAVELQHPEGTKLAFELARRADVVIENFLPGGADRLGLGYAAVRAVNPAVVYLSVTGFGQTGPYARRPGYNSIAQAMSGLMAITGMPGHPPTKVGGSVADVAAAHVAFGAVNAALVHRVRTGEGQYLDVSLLASTLGLLPDPVAHYLHTGRRPGREGNRNPNLTPAETYRTADGYLSIVLMNPDQWERFCRVLGDEALGSEPRFATNESRLAHRAELVARIETVLATAPTAEWVARFEAASIAAGPLYEFDEVFEDPQVRHLGLVTETEQPGYGRVRMLGLPFQGSAVPVGIRRPAPRLGEHTAEVLEELGLGRAEIERLAAAGAIALGPDESGP